The following nucleotide sequence is from Mesobacillus jeotgali.
CTTTTTACCAATGTCGTAATCAGGCCTGACTTGCCGATGATCGGCTCTGCCCACCATTCTCCACTCTTTTCCTCAAGTCTTACCCTGATATAATCAGATCTTCCTGGTGAAGAGGCTATGTTTTTTACAATCCGGGCAAAAATCCGTTCAGGCTTATGCTCGATTTTCTCGCCCTTCAGCCTTCTGAAAACCCTTTCGCCAAACAGCTTAAAAATGATCATCGCAGATGCTGGATGACCCGGCAGTCCGATGACGGGCTTTCCGTCCGCAACAGCGAGGATTGTCGGCTTCCCTGGCTTGATAGAAATTCCGTGGACAAAGACGCCCGGATCTCCAAGAGACTGGATGACTTCGGTTGTATAGTCCTTCGCGCCGACTGAGCTTCCACCGGATAAAATCAGGCAGTCAGCCTGTTCATACAATTCGCGGGCTTTCTGGGCGAATTCCTGATATTCATCGCGTGTGATTCCGCCATAAATTAGTTCGATATCCCACTCATTGACCAGGCCCTTTACGGTCAAGTAATTGATATCGCGGATTTGTCCTGTTTCAAGTGTTTTTGTTTCAAAAGGAACAATTTCGTCCCCTGAAGAAAGGTATGCAGCCTTCAGCTTTCGGTAGACTTTCACCTCGGAAACACCAAGTGCCGCCAGTGCTCCAAGCTCCTGCGGCCGCAATCTTGTCCCTTCAGATAACAGGACTTCACCTGCTTTGATGTCTTCACCTTTCCTGATGACATTCTCACCCGGCGCGATTTGCTTGTACGTATTCAACAGCCCGCCAATTTCCTCGCAATGCTCGATCATCAGCACGCTGTTACTGCCCGGCGGCAGCATTCCGCCTGTCGGTACGTAAATAGCCTCGCCTCTGCCTACCGGCTTTACCGCTTCCTCGCCCATATGGACTTCGCCGGCTACATTCAAGAAGCCTGGCATCGATTCGGAAGAACCATATGTGTCACGGGCGATGACGGCATAGCCATCGACGGTGGAGCGGTCGAAACCAGGAACATTCTCGCACGCAGTGACATCCTCTGCCAGGATGTAATGAAGCGCCTCATCCAGCAGACGGATTTCGGTTTCCGTGATCTTGCCGATTTTCTCATCAATTAACGCAAAGGTCTCCTCAACACTTTTCACTTTGAAAAATTGCATGCTGACTTACTTCCTTTCTAGCACCTGAAAACTATTCTCCGGACTCCGCCCATTTTCTTGCATTTTCATACTCTTCTGGATGATTCATATTGTAAAAGACTCGATCAAGGCTGCCCTCGAAATAAAGCTGCAGATCTGTGTCATCGAGGAAGCGAACATTCAGCTTTTCAAGCATGTGCCTGATCCTCAAATTTCCTTCTTCAATGCAGGACTTAGCCTCTCGCGAGATCCGTTTCTGGTATGCGGCAAAAAGCGGATGCTGACGGCCATGACTT
It contains:
- the glp gene encoding gephyrin-like molybdotransferase Glp codes for the protein MQFFKVKSVEETFALIDEKIGKITETEIRLLDEALHYILAEDVTACENVPGFDRSTVDGYAVIARDTYGSSESMPGFLNVAGEVHMGEEAVKPVGRGEAIYVPTGGMLPPGSNSVLMIEHCEEIGGLLNTYKQIAPGENVIRKGEDIKAGEVLLSEGTRLRPQELGALAALGVSEVKVYRKLKAAYLSSGDEIVPFETKTLETGQIRDINYLTVKGLVNEWDIELIYGGITRDEYQEFAQKARELYEQADCLILSGGSSVGAKDYTTEVIQSLGDPGVFVHGISIKPGKPTILAVADGKPVIGLPGHPASAMIIFKLFGERVFRRLKGEKIEHKPERIFARIVKNIASSPGRSDYIRVRLEEKSGEWWAEPIIGKSGLITTLVKSDGIVEIVSEKEGISQGEYVPVILTR